In Massilistercora timonensis, the following are encoded in one genomic region:
- the nrdR gene encoding transcriptional regulator NrdR, translating into MKCPYCGNPDTRVIDSRPAEDGNSIRRRRSCDVCGKRFTTYEKIETIPLIIIKKDNNREQYNRGKIEKGILQACYKRPVSAEDIQRAIDRIETKIFSLEAKEVPSSTIGEIVMDELKNLDEVAYVRFASVYREFKDVNTFMDELKKFLK; encoded by the coding sequence ATGAAATGTCCATACTGCGGTAATCCAGACACAAGAGTAATTGATTCCAGGCCGGCGGAGGACGGCAACTCCATAAGGAGGAGACGTTCCTGCGATGTGTGCGGTAAACGCTTTACCACCTATGAGAAGATCGAGACCATCCCTCTTATCATCATTAAGAAGGATAATAACCGGGAACAATATAACCGGGGCAAGATCGAGAAGGGGATCCTGCAGGCCTGCTACAAGCGGCCGGTTTCCGCGGAAGATATCCAGCGGGCCATCGACCGGATCGAGACCAAGATCTTCAGCCTGGAGGCAAAGGAAGTGCCAAGCAGTACTATCGGCGAGATCGTGATGGACGAACTGAAGAACCTGGACGAGGTGGCCTATGTGCGTTTCGCCTCTGTCTACAGGGAGTTCAAGGATGTGAATACCTTTATGGACGAGCTGAAGAAGTTTTTGAAGTAG
- a CDS encoding YlmC/YmxH family sporulation protein: MFFVHPGERAVLLRLCELEAKEVINACDCKKLGYVVDLIIDECQGRIEAIVIPRGGKFCGIFGDGAEYVIPFRCVKKIGPDIILVEIHEDLEAPEGKLFGRV, from the coding sequence ATGTTTTTTGTACATCCCGGGGAGAGGGCGGTCCTGTTGCGTCTTTGTGAACTGGAGGCGAAAGAAGTTATCAACGCGTGCGATTGTAAAAAGCTGGGATATGTGGTAGATTTAATCATAGATGAATGCCAGGGGCGCATCGAGGCCATTGTCATTCCCAGGGGAGGGAAATTCTGCGGGATCTTTGGCGACGGGGCGGAGTATGTGATCCCCTTCCGGTGCGTGAAGAAGATCGGGCCGGACATCATCCTGGTGGAGATCCATGAGGATCTGGAGGCGCCGGAAGGGAAACTCTTCGGACGGGTTTGA
- the arcC gene encoding carbamate kinase — MKKRVVVALGHRALGTTLPEQKEAVNHTSKVIADLIEQGYQVAITHSNAPQVGMIHTAMNEFGKAHQDYTAAPMSVCSAMSQGYIGYDLQNSIREELLNRGIYRTVSTILTQVIVDPYDDAFYTPTKVLGRYMNAEEANEERKKGNYVVEEPGKGFRRIVSAPQPGTIVEIDAIKALLDADQIVIACGGGGIPVLQQDNHLKGASAVIEKDLAAGKMAEEVDADELIILTSVEKVKINMGRPDEEELGEISVEDARRYMEEGHFGEYNMLPKFSASLGFIEKREGRRALITSFDKLGEALKGKTGTIIQG, encoded by the coding sequence ATGAAAAAAAGAGTGGTAGTGGCGCTTGGCCACCGGGCTCTGGGGACCACGCTCCCGGAGCAGAAAGAAGCAGTAAACCATACATCCAAGGTGATCGCGGACCTGATCGAGCAGGGTTATCAGGTGGCCATCACCCACAGCAACGCGCCCCAGGTGGGCATGATCCATACCGCTATGAATGAGTTTGGCAAGGCCCATCAGGATTACACTGCCGCGCCCATGTCGGTATGTTCCGCCATGAGCCAGGGCTATATCGGGTACGACCTTCAGAACAGCATCCGGGAGGAGCTTCTGAACCGGGGGATCTACCGGACGGTGAGCACTATCCTGACCCAGGTGATCGTGGATCCCTATGACGACGCTTTCTATACGCCTACCAAGGTGCTTGGCCGGTATATGAACGCGGAAGAAGCCAATGAGGAGCGCAAGAAAGGCAACTACGTGGTGGAGGAGCCTGGGAAAGGGTTCCGCCGGATCGTATCCGCGCCCCAGCCGGGGACCATCGTGGAGATCGACGCCATTAAGGCGCTTCTTGACGCGGACCAGATCGTGATCGCCTGTGGAGGCGGCGGGATCCCCGTGCTTCAGCAGGACAACCATCTCAAAGGCGCCAGCGCGGTCATCGAGAAGGACCTGGCCGCCGGGAAGATGGCGGAAGAAGTGGACGCCGATGAGCTGATCATCCTGACCAGCGTGGAGAAGGTGAAGATCAACATGGGACGTCCTGATGAGGAAGAGCTGGGAGAGATCTCCGTGGAAGACGCCCGCAGATATATGGAAGAAGGACATTTCGGAGAGTACAACATGCTGCCCAAGTTCAGCGCTTCTCTTGGATTTATCGAGAAGCGGGAAGGAAGACGGGCGCTTATCACCTCCTTTGACAAGCTGGGAGAGGCCCTGAAGGGCAAGACCGGCACCATCATCCAGGGATAA
- a CDS encoding SulP family inorganic anion transporter: MEKQQAKGLFCTLRGYSWRYLPKDIFVGIIIAAVSIPIAMGYAEVSGLPPVYGLYGSVLPIIVFAAVTRSRQFILGVDATPAALAGATIASFGIVGGTPEAMAFVPMMALFTCLWLLLFYFLKAGRIVNFISSPVMGGFISGIGVEIILMQIPKLMGGKAEAGEAPELLGHILETARDINSVSLLLGVCSLVIILAATRFIPKFPMPIFVMAAGAGLTAVLHLEQYDVALLSHVDPGFPGIILPDFANVEITHVVGKSLMVAAVVMAETLLAENEFALKNGYKINENREILACALANGAAALTGSCPVNGSISRTSMNDQYGGHTQLVSVVAGIVMLALLFTGTGFIEYLPVPVLTAIVICALMKVVEVHLALRLWKVRKRDFWIFVAAMLGVLFLGTVYGVVIGMLLSFIVVITEVIVEVTNPPRAFLGRIPEKEGLYNLQEREEAEPIHQMVVYQFGERLFFANIKIFQQDIENSIKEDTKAVIVDGGAISSIDLTAADRLEILADNLEKQGIHFYLTEVPKHLEEQLAFLGEGTLIRDEKVLPTVEEAVLEVHKEIEPETEREAGKETE, translated from the coding sequence ATGGAGAAGCAACAGGCGAAAGGATTGTTTTGTACACTGCGGGGATATTCCTGGCGATACCTTCCCAAAGATATTTTTGTGGGGATCATCATAGCAGCGGTATCTATTCCCATTGCCATGGGTTATGCGGAAGTGTCCGGCCTGCCGCCGGTGTATGGTCTGTACGGGTCGGTGCTTCCGATCATCGTCTTTGCGGCAGTCACCCGGTCCAGGCAGTTCATCCTGGGGGTAGACGCCACGCCGGCGGCGCTGGCGGGGGCGACGATCGCCTCTTTTGGCATTGTGGGCGGAACGCCGGAAGCCATGGCCTTTGTGCCGATGATGGCGCTGTTTACCTGCCTGTGGCTTTTGCTGTTCTATTTTCTGAAGGCAGGCAGGATCGTGAATTTCATTTCTTCTCCGGTGATGGGGGGATTTATCAGCGGTATCGGTGTTGAGATCATCCTGATGCAGATCCCCAAGCTTATGGGAGGAAAGGCGGAAGCAGGAGAAGCGCCGGAGCTTCTGGGACATATCCTGGAGACTGCCCGGGATATCAATTCGGTTTCTCTACTCCTTGGAGTATGTTCCCTGGTGATCATCCTGGCGGCAACCCGGTTCATCCCCAAGTTCCCCATGCCCATCTTCGTGATGGCGGCGGGGGCCGGGCTTACCGCAGTCCTTCATCTGGAGCAGTACGATGTGGCATTATTGTCTCATGTGGATCCTGGATTTCCCGGGATCATCCTGCCGGATTTCGCGAATGTGGAGATCACCCATGTGGTGGGAAAATCTCTGATGGTGGCTGCAGTGGTGATGGCAGAGACTTTGCTTGCGGAAAATGAATTTGCCCTGAAAAACGGTTATAAGATCAACGAGAACCGGGAGATCCTGGCCTGTGCCCTGGCCAATGGGGCGGCGGCGCTTACCGGAAGCTGCCCGGTGAACGGAAGCATTTCCCGGACTTCTATGAATGATCAGTACGGCGGGCACACCCAGCTGGTGTCCGTAGTGGCGGGGATCGTTATGCTGGCCCTGCTCTTTACAGGGACCGGGTTTATTGAGTATCTGCCTGTCCCGGTTCTGACGGCGATAGTGATCTGCGCGCTGATGAAGGTGGTGGAAGTCCATCTGGCCCTGCGGCTGTGGAAGGTGCGTAAAAGAGACTTCTGGATCTTTGTGGCGGCTATGCTGGGGGTTCTCTTCCTGGGAACGGTGTACGGCGTAGTGATCGGAATGCTTCTGTCCTTCATCGTGGTGATCACCGAGGTGATCGTGGAGGTGACCAATCCCCCCAGGGCCTTCCTGGGAAGGATCCCGGAGAAAGAGGGACTTTACAACCTTCAGGAGCGGGAAGAAGCCGAGCCCATCCACCAGATGGTGGTCTATCAGTTTGGAGAGCGGCTGTTTTTCGCCAATATCAAGATCTTCCAGCAGGATATTGAGAACAGCATAAAGGAAGATACAAAAGCGGTGATCGTGGACGGCGGCGCGATCAGCAGCATTGATCTTACTGCGGCGGACCGTCTGGAGATCCTAGCGGACAATCTGGAGAAGCAGGGGATCCACTTCTACCTGACGGAAGTGCCAAAGCATCTGGAAGAACAGCTGGCATTCCTGGGGGAAGGGACGCTGATCCGGGATGAGAAGGTGCTGCCTACTGTAGAGGAGGCGGTCCTTGAGGTACACAAGGAGATAGAGCCGGAGACGGAAAGAGAAGCCGGGAAAGAAACGGAATAA
- the dapB gene encoding 4-hydroxy-tetrahydrodipicolinate reductase, translating to MKIIVVAPRGKMGKLITQAAASSEDLELVAGLGPKGRDYIGEDLGTVAMTGRTLGVPVTDDLESVIDRCDAIIDFSTREVSLEVLAAAVAHKKALVCGTTGFSEDEMARFHEAAKTIPMLYAANTSKLVNVMNKLLEMVTRTVGDELDIEILEMHDQWKKDVPSGTSREMGEIMARALGKELEDIAVYGREKGENPRKPGTIGYHSLRAGNIPSSHTVYFGGLGERLEITHHSYNWECFARGACNCAAYLEGKEAGFYTIQDVLNL from the coding sequence ATGAAAATCATTGTAGTTGCCCCAAGAGGAAAAATGGGCAAACTGATCACCCAGGCCGCCGCCTCAAGCGAAGATCTGGAGCTTGTGGCCGGCCTTGGTCCAAAAGGAAGAGACTATATCGGGGAAGATCTGGGTACGGTGGCTATGACCGGCCGCACCCTGGGCGTCCCCGTAACAGACGATCTGGAAAGTGTCATCGACCGCTGCGACGCGATCATCGACTTCTCCACCCGGGAGGTATCCCTGGAAGTCCTGGCAGCCGCAGTGGCTCACAAAAAGGCGCTGGTGTGCGGCACCACCGGCTTCTCAGAAGATGAGATGGCCCGGTTCCATGAGGCAGCTAAAACCATTCCCATGCTGTACGCCGCCAACACCTCCAAGCTGGTCAATGTAATGAACAAGCTTCTGGAGATGGTGACCAGAACTGTGGGCGATGAGCTGGATATCGAAATCCTTGAGATGCACGACCAGTGGAAGAAAGACGTACCCAGCGGAACCTCCCGGGAGATGGGAGAGATCATGGCCCGCGCTCTGGGCAAAGAACTGGAAGACATCGCAGTATACGGCAGGGAAAAAGGCGAAAATCCCCGGAAGCCGGGAACCATCGGTTATCACTCCCTGCGGGCCGGCAACATACCCAGCAGCCACACCGTCTACTTCGGCGGACTGGGCGAGCGCCTGGAGATCACCCACCACTCCTACAACTGGGAGTGCTTCGCCAGGGGCGCCTGCAACTGCGCCGCTTATCTGGAAGGGAAAGAGGCTGGGTTCTATACTATCCAGGATGTACTGAATCTGTAA
- a CDS encoding tyrosine-type recombinase/integrase: protein MIEASGGVYYDNKLFIAKPDGSPQRRDRMSANFGQLIRHLEMPHIRFHDLRHTAATNMHQLTGDFYTVGEILGHTLKGIGMSLGISTNLEAVTAQYVNVRLERKKAVLETYHKALHPQKPTPDKGSEPKKAKKKSSEIEL from the coding sequence TTGATAGAAGCAAGCGGCGGCGTGTACTATGACAACAAACTCTTTATCGCAAAGCCGGACGGCTCTCCGCAGCGCAGGGATAGAATGTCGGCAAACTTCGGTCAGCTTATCCGGCACCTCGAAATGCCGCACATTCGTTTCCATGATTTACGGCATACGGCAGCTACAAATATGCACCAACTCACAGGCGACTTTTATACCGTAGGCGAGATATTGGGGCATACACTAAAAGGCATTGGTATGTCGCTTGGTATTTCAACCAACCTTGAAGCGGTAACGGCACAATACGTCAATGTACGACTTGAACGAAAAAAAGCTGTCCTTGAAACCTACCACAAAGCCCTGCACCCGCAGAAGCCCACGCCGGATAAAGGCAGCGAGCCGAAAAAAGCCAAAAAGAAAAGCAGCGAAATAGAGCTGTAA
- a CDS encoding helix-turn-helix transcriptional regulator — protein MAKRPVPLYDFKAFGAAIKAARNEYGESRKKVSDELYISPRYLANIENKGQQPSLQVFYDLVTRYHISVDQFFFPNSNAEKSTGRRQLDALLDGMSDKGIRIVTATAREITEVEKAED, from the coding sequence ATGGCAAAAAGACCCGTACCATTGTACGACTTTAAGGCTTTCGGGGCAGCTATAAAAGCCGCGAGAAATGAATACGGCGAGAGCCGCAAAAAGGTAAGCGACGAGTTATATATTTCCCCGCGCTACCTTGCGAATATCGAGAACAAGGGACAACAGCCGAGTTTACAGGTATTCTATGACCTTGTAACCCGGTATCATATTTCGGTAGATCAATTTTTCTTCCCGAACAGCAATGCGGAGAAATCCACCGGGCGGCGGCAGCTTGACGCGCTGCTGGACGGTATGAGCGATAAAGGCATACGGATTGTAACCGCAACAGCAAGGGAGATAACGGAAGTCGAAAAAGCAGAGGATTAA
- a CDS encoding cysteine-rich KTR domain-containing protein, whose product MLKKYWIKCPICNGKTRVQVFHNTVLKDFPLFCPKCKLTHIIDVEKLEIVIKNTEKQTFII is encoded by the coding sequence ATGCTTAAAAAATATTGGATAAAATGTCCGATTTGTAACGGAAAGACGAGAGTTCAAGTATTTCATAATACTGTATTAAAAGATTTTCCTCTTTTCTGCCCTAAATGCAAATTGACGCATATCATTGATGTAGAAAAATTAGAGATTGTAATCAAAAATACAGAAAAACAAACTTTTATTATTTAG
- the rlmN gene encoding 23S rRNA (adenine(2503)-C(2))-methyltransferase RlmN: MKRLPKYTPAEVRNDPYGFTYKEMSEVIGENEAKALYEELYKQLPRKKNLSMLVKNICKSSDTEKYVYELKDNKYIETVFIKRRDGGTVCVSTQVGCPVGCIFCESGRNGFVRNLTSSEIVQQIILLRRKVNRIVFMGMGEPLFNYDNLIKAIHILRDRYGLNFPTDGITISTVGPVDQLKKLREEHLKIQLTISLHAATQSARNRIIPHMRIYAIEDVVKQALSYSERHNRKIVFAYLLLPGINDRPSDVRQLAKWFRGKKVMINVLQYNPTSNSRIKAPQKREIVAFKHQLEQAGLEVTMRVSHGREINAACGQLANTYNKFKKK, translated from the coding sequence ATGAAACGTTTACCTAAATATACGCCTGCGGAAGTACGGAATGATCCATACGGATTTACTTACAAAGAAATGTCGGAAGTTATTGGCGAGAATGAAGCAAAAGCCTTATATGAAGAATTATATAAGCAATTACCACGCAAAAAAAATCTATCAATGTTGGTAAAAAATATTTGCAAAAGCAGTGATACTGAAAAGTATGTTTACGAACTGAAAGACAACAAATACATTGAAACGGTTTTTATCAAGCGGCGAGATGGTGGAACTGTTTGCGTGAGCACACAAGTCGGTTGTCCTGTTGGTTGTATTTTTTGTGAGTCCGGGCGAAATGGCTTTGTTCGTAATCTAACATCGTCAGAAATCGTACAACAGATTATATTGTTGCGTCGAAAAGTAAACCGTATCGTTTTTATGGGTATGGGAGAGCCTTTATTCAATTATGACAACTTGATAAAAGCAATCCATATTCTCCGAGATAGATATGGGCTCAACTTTCCAACCGACGGCATTACCATATCAACAGTTGGTCCGGTCGATCAATTAAAAAAATTGCGCGAGGAACATCTTAAAATTCAGTTGACAATATCTTTACACGCAGCAACACAATCTGCAAGAAATCGTATTATTCCTCACATGCGCATATATGCTATTGAAGATGTTGTTAAGCAAGCCTTATCCTATTCTGAAAGGCATAATCGCAAAATTGTCTTTGCGTATTTGCTTTTACCGGGTATAAATGACCGGCCCTCAGATGTAAGACAACTTGCAAAATGGTTTCGGGGCAAAAAAGTTATGATTAACGTGTTACAATACAACCCAACAAGCAATTCAAGAATTAAAGCACCACAGAAACGGGAAATAGTTGCATTCAAACATCAATTAGAGCAAGCAGGACTTGAAGTTACTATGAGAGTTTCTCATGGCAGAGAGATTAACGCGGCTTGTGGACAGTTAGCTAACACATATAATAAATTCAAAAAAAAATGA
- a CDS encoding sigma-70 family RNA polymerase sigma factor, with protein MELSSSDKERIQHQYDALAKKTLVGEAKSHRRTLAKRAAREVTFSDLSESELAQLFTTDEYESDYFRFQVSGFDVLVKNELLAEALNALPERKRDIILLSYFLDMSDAEIGELLNVVRTTVFRHRKSALAKIKQYLEGKADDEYR; from the coding sequence ATGGAGCTATCTTCTTCCGACAAGGAAAGAATACAACATCAGTACGACGCATTAGCAAAGAAAACTTTGGTCGGCGAAGCGAAAAGCCACCGTCGCACTCTTGCGAAACGCGCAGCACGCGAAGTTACTTTTTCGGATTTGAGCGAAAGCGAACTCGCGCAGCTTTTCACAACGGACGAATACGAAAGCGATTATTTCCGTTTTCAAGTGTCCGGCTTTGATGTACTCGTCAAAAATGAACTGCTTGCCGAAGCCCTTAACGCTTTGCCCGAAAGGAAACGCGACATTATCCTTTTGTCCTACTTCTTGGATATGAGCGACGCGGAAATTGGCGAACTGCTGAATGTTGTACGCACGACGGTTTTCCGGCACAGGAAATCCGCGCTTGCGAAAATCAAACAGTATTTGGAGGGAAAAGCAGATGATGAATACCGTTAG
- a CDS encoding helix-turn-helix domain-containing protein, translating into MMNTVRKSENLLPFPVISAAANGDTTAMCAILKHYEGYIAKLCTRTLKDDAGNTYSYVDEEMRNRLQVRLITRTLAFHVG; encoded by the coding sequence ATGATGAATACCGTTAGGAAGTCTGAAAATCTGTTGCCGTTCCCTGTCATTTCCGCAGCGGCAAACGGCGACACAACCGCCATGTGCGCGATCTTGAAGCACTACGAGGGTTACATAGCGAAACTTTGTACCCGCACGCTGAAAGACGACGCGGGCAATACCTATTCCTATGTGGACGAGGAAATGCGTAACAGGCTGCAAGTGCGCCTTATTACCCGCACCCTTGCTTTTCATGTAGGATAA
- a CDS encoding transposon-encoded TnpW family protein, whose protein sequence is MDKKQTITTERKIGKITYLVQALPSEKATDTIHKKIEKLIVKDLQKKPGNPGFLASE, encoded by the coding sequence ATGGATAAAAAACAGACAATTACAACCGAACGCAAAATAGGGAAAATCACCTATCTTGTTCAAGCGTTGCCGAGTGAAAAGGCAACCGATACAATCCATAAAAAGATTGAGAAACTCATTGTAAAGGATTTGCAGAAAAAGCCCGGAAATCCGGGATTTTTAGCGTCCGAGTAG
- a CDS encoding recombinase family protein → MLQSNKITALYCRLSQEDMQAGESGSIQHQKMILQRYADEHHFLNTKFFVDDGFSGVSFEREGLQAMLQEVEAGRVATVITKDLSRLGRNYLKTGELIEIVFPENGVRYIAINDGVDTAREDNEFTPLRNWFNEFYARDTSKKIRAVKQAQAQKGERVNGEYPYGYIPDPNNRHHLIPDPETAPIVKQVFAMFVSGVRMCEIQKWLAENKVLTIGALRYQRTGQARYQRAMIAPYTWPDKTLYDILARQEYLGHTITAKTHKVSYKSKKTRKNEEEQRYFFPNTHEPLVDEETFELAQKRIATRHRPTKAAEIDIFSGLLFCAGCRHKMYYQQGVNIEPRKFSYSCGAWRNRARTGSECTSHYIRKNVLLDLVLEDMRRVLRYVKEHEQDFICKATEYGDMEARKALAQQQKELFKAQARMTELDTLFRKLYEDNALGRLTDERFVFLTSGYEDEKKSLAARIDELQQQIATVTERKRDISRFIQIVGKYSDIQELTYENVHEFIDRILIHELDRETNTRKIEIHYSFVGQVDTEQEPTQVVNHDRRNMVDVKSIAI, encoded by the coding sequence ATGTTACAGTCGAATAAAATCACCGCCCTTTACTGCCGTTTAAGTCAAGAGGATATGCAAGCCGGAGAAAGCGGAAGCATACAGCACCAAAAAATGATACTTCAACGCTATGCGGACGAACACCATTTTTTGAACACAAAGTTTTTTGTGGACGACGGATTTTCCGGCGTGAGTTTTGAGCGCGAGGGGCTGCAAGCGATGTTGCAGGAAGTGGAAGCCGGACGAGTGGCGACGGTCATTACCAAAGACCTTTCCCGTCTTGGCAGAAACTATCTGAAAACGGGCGAACTCATAGAGATTGTATTTCCCGAAAACGGAGTACGCTATATCGCGATCAACGACGGAGTTGACACAGCGCGGGAGGATAACGAGTTTACCCCCTTGCGGAACTGGTTTAACGAGTTTTACGCCCGCGACACAAGCAAGAAAATCCGCGCAGTTAAACAGGCACAGGCGCAAAAAGGCGAGCGCGTCAACGGGGAATATCCATACGGCTATATCCCAGACCCGAACAACCGCCACCACCTTATACCCGACCCGGAAACCGCGCCGATTGTCAAACAGGTTTTCGCTATGTTTGTTAGCGGCGTGCGTATGTGCGAAATCCAAAAATGGCTTGCGGAAAACAAAGTCTTGACGATTGGAGCGTTGCGCTATCAGCGTACAGGACAGGCGCGGTATCAGCGGGCAATGATCGCCCCCTATACTTGGCCGGACAAAACGCTCTATGACATATTAGCAAGGCAGGAATATTTAGGGCATACCATAACCGCGAAAACTCACAAGGTATCCTACAAGTCGAAAAAGACCCGGAAGAACGAAGAAGAACAACGCTATTTCTTCCCAAACACCCATGAGCCGCTTGTTGACGAGGAAACCTTTGAACTTGCGCAAAAGCGGATTGCTACCCGCCACCGCCCGACAAAAGCAGCGGAGATTGATATTTTTTCCGGCTTGCTGTTTTGCGCTGGTTGCAGACATAAGATGTATTACCAACAGGGCGTAAATATCGAGCCGCGCAAGTTTTCCTATTCTTGCGGCGCATGGCGCAACAGGGCAAGGACAGGCAGCGAGTGTACCTCTCATTATATCCGCAAAAACGTACTTCTTGATTTAGTGCTGGAAGATATGCGGCGGGTTTTGCGGTATGTTAAGGAACACGAACAGGACTTTATCTGTAAAGCTACCGAGTACGGCGACATGGAAGCGAGAAAGGCATTAGCGCAGCAGCAAAAGGAACTTTTCAAAGCACAGGCGCGTATGACCGAACTTGACACGCTTTTCCGCAAGCTGTATGAGGACAACGCATTAGGCAGACTGACAGATGAACGGTTTGTGTTTCTAACTTCCGGCTATGAGGACGAAAAGAAATCCCTTGCCGCAAGGATAGACGAGTTACAACAGCAGATCGCAACCGTTACCGAGCGAAAAAGGGATATATCAAGGTTTATTCAGATTGTCGGGAAATACAGCGACATACAGGAATTGACCTATGAAAACGTCCATGAGTTTATCGACCGTATTTTGATACATGAATTAGACCGGGAAACCAACACCCGGAAAATCGAAATCCATTATAGCTTTGTCGGACAGGTTGATACCGAGCAGGAGCCGACGCAAGTTGTCAACCATGACCGCCGCAACATGGTAGATGTAAAAAGTATCGCTATCTAA
- a CDS encoding transposon-encoded TnpW family protein yields MADNKQHDTRTTRRPDCVTEIRMGNSVLVVSGYFKKDTTTTAADKMARVLEAEAAATQEPTYPA; encoded by the coding sequence ATGGCAGATAACAAGCAGCACGACACCCGCACCACCCGCCGCCCTGACTGTGTGACGGAAATCCGCATGGGCAATTCCGTCCTTGTCGTGTCCGGCTATTTCAAGAAAGACACCACAACCACAGCCGCCGACAAAATGGCGCGGGTACTGGAAGCGGAAGCCGCTGCTACACAGGAGCCGACTTATCCGGCGTGA
- a CDS encoding ATP-binding protein, with protein sequence MKNEINAVLENMTTTIPEPEDYTGEDGLLYCGKCRKPKEAYFAPDKAAIFGRDRHPAECDCQRTAREEREAAEKRRRHLDTVEELKRRGFTDPTMRDWTFENDNGRNPQAGIVRRYVEHWEDMRADNIGCLFWGGVGTGKSYLAGCIANALMEKEIPVRMTNFALILNDLAASFEGRNEYISRLCRYPLLILDDFGMERGTEYGLEQVFNVIDSRYRSGKPLIVTTNLTLDDLHNPEDTAHSRIYDRLLSMCVPVRFTGDNFRQETAKRKMESMKKLITD encoded by the coding sequence ATGAAGAATGAAATCAACGCGGTTTTGGAGAATATGACGACCACCATCCCGGAGCCGGAGGACTACACCGGCGAGGACGGTTTACTGTACTGCGGCAAGTGCCGCAAGCCGAAAGAAGCCTATTTTGCGCCGGATAAGGCCGCTATCTTCGGGCGCGACCGCCACCCGGCAGAGTGCGACTGCCAGAGAACCGCCCGCGAGGAACGGGAAGCCGCCGAAAAGCGGCGCAGACACCTTGACACCGTGGAAGAACTGAAACGCCGGGGCTTTACCGACCCCACCATGCGGGACTGGACTTTCGAGAACGACAACGGCAGAAATCCGCAGGCCGGGATTGTCCGCCGGTATGTGGAACACTGGGAGGATATGCGAGCCGACAATATCGGCTGCCTGTTCTGGGGCGGCGTGGGAACCGGGAAAAGCTACCTTGCGGGCTGTATTGCAAACGCCCTCATGGAGAAAGAAATCCCCGTCCGCATGACGAACTTTGCTCTTATCCTCAATGACCTTGCCGCCAGCTTTGAGGGGCGCAACGAGTACATTTCCCGCCTTTGTCGTTATCCGCTGCTGATCCTTGACGACTTCGGCATGGAACGCGGGACGGAATACGGGCTGGAACAGGTGTTCAATGTGATTGACAGCCGTTACCGCAGCGGCAAGCCGCTGATCGTCACGACCAACCTTACGCTGGACGACCTGCACAACCCGGAGGACACCGCCCATTCCCGGATTTATGACCGCCTGCTTTCCATGTGCGTCCCGGTACGCTTTACCGGCGACAACTTCCGGCAGGAAACCGCCAAGCGGAAAATGGAGAGCATGAAGAAACTGATTACCGACTGA